A region of uncultured Desulfobacter sp. DNA encodes the following proteins:
- a CDS encoding ATP-binding protein has protein sequence MFLRKKMPKDAGDYLLDVIINRYARRKSTVITSNRPIEDWGLLLKDNAAASAILDRLLHHGHLLKFEGKSYRLKEAAQRLSRRPNTKEG, from the coding sequence TTGTTCCTCCGGAAGAAAATGCCTAAAGATGCAGGTGACTACCTGCTGGATGTCATCATTAACCGATATGCCAGAAGGAAAAGTACCGTGATCACATCCAATCGACCCATTGAAGACTGGGGTCTGCTTCTAAAAGACAATGCAGCAGCATCGGCCATACTGGACCGGTTGCTTCACCATGGTCATCTGCTAAAATTTGAAGGGAAGAGTTACCGGCTCAAAGAGGCCGCCCAGCGGCTCTCCCGGCGGCCCAATACTAAAGAGGGATGA
- a CDS encoding class I SAM-dependent methyltransferase — METSEKYQDQARMLANRVKKRFKHLYKRFTKQNLEVFRLYDWDIPEIRAVVDWYAGHLVVGEYSRKQSTPDWLPFMGKAVAQALDVPPANLHLKIRKAGVKDGARYHRINTKNQKIPMWERDLQFLVNPSDYVDTGLFSDHRETRMMVRQMARDKDFLNLYCYTGAFTCYAAKGGAASTLSVDRAETAITWVKENMTLNNLSAPCHTQIQMDTFAFLKKALRLKQRYDLAVVDPPSYSTTRMDNRHFDIAKDYPFLLNQVFKLMRPGGTVFFSTNHQNFSMAENQLDAADIQEITEQTIPEDYVSAKKQIHRCWRIIC; from the coding sequence ATGGAAACCAGTGAAAAATACCAGGATCAGGCCCGGATGCTGGCCAACCGGGTAAAAAAAAGATTCAAGCATCTATACAAACGGTTCACGAAACAAAACCTGGAGGTTTTCCGGCTCTATGACTGGGACATCCCGGAAATCAGGGCCGTGGTGGACTGGTATGCAGGCCATCTTGTGGTGGGAGAATATTCCAGAAAACAGTCCACCCCAGACTGGCTACCCTTCATGGGTAAAGCTGTGGCCCAGGCCCTTGATGTCCCGCCGGCCAATCTTCACCTTAAAATCCGCAAGGCCGGTGTCAAGGACGGCGCCCGGTACCACAGGATTAATACGAAAAACCAAAAGATCCCCATGTGGGAACGCGATCTTCAGTTTCTGGTCAACCCCAGCGACTACGTGGACACAGGTTTGTTTTCCGACCACAGGGAGACCCGCATGATGGTCAGACAAATGGCCCGGGATAAGGATTTTTTAAATCTGTATTGCTACACAGGGGCATTCACATGCTATGCGGCAAAAGGAGGAGCAGCATCCACCCTGTCCGTGGACCGGGCCGAAACCGCCATCACCTGGGTTAAAGAAAACATGACATTAAACAATTTATCCGCACCCTGCCACACCCAGATTCAGATGGACACTTTTGCTTTTCTTAAAAAAGCCCTTCGACTTAAACAAAGATACGATCTGGCGGTGGTGGACCCGCCCTCCTATTCCACCACACGCATGGACAACAGACACTTTGACATCGCCAAAGACTACCCTTTTCTGCTTAACCAGGTCTTCAAACTTATGCGGCCGGGCGGCACGGTATTTTTTTCCACCAACCACCAAAATTTTTCCATGGCTGAAAACCAGCTTGACGCTGCGGATATCCAGGAAATCACTGAACAGACTATCCCCGAAGATTATGTTTCTGCCAAAAAACAGATTCACCGGTGCTGGCGAATCATCTGTTAA